One window of the Scylla paramamosain isolate STU-SP2022 chromosome 22, ASM3559412v1, whole genome shotgun sequence genome contains the following:
- the LOC135111422 gene encoding retinol dehydrogenase 12-like has protein sequence MWTEVGAGVLMLVVGVRLLYRWQSGVCASKASLEGKTVIITGASAGIGKEAAKDLAGRGARVIMACRNIEKAERAAAEVRASVRGRGEAVVRHLDTSNLASVRRFAEKILKEEDKLHILINNAGIVGPPTREVTEEGLELTMATNHYGHFLLTNLLLGLIKKSAPSRIVNLTSDSHDYVTKLNPDCLNFEHDYYSSMTAYGQSKLCNILFSLELTHKLEGTGVTANSVHPGCVSTEIFYKGKVTWFLWVCGKLFFVMGKDAKLGAQTIVHAAVSEELEGVSARYLVDCKEAKTTDLARSKKLARQLWEASEVDVKLQQEEKHY, from the exons ATGTGGACTGAGGTGGGCGCGGGCGTGCTCATGCTGGTGGTGGGCGTGCGTCTGCTGTACAGGTGGCAGTCAGGTGTATGTGCCTCTAAAGCGTCTCTGGAGGGCAAGACTGTTATTATCACTGGGGCCTctgcag GCATCGGCAAGGAGGCGGCGAAGGACCTGGCGGGCAGAGGGGCGCGTGTCATTATGGCCTGCAGGAACATAGAGAAAGCGGAAAGGGCTGCGG CTGAGGTAAGGGCGTcagtgagggggagaggcgaGGCGGTGGTGCGGCATCTCGACACCTCTAACCTCGCCTCCGTCAGACGATTTGCCGAGAAgattctgaaggaggaggacaaactaCACAtcttg ATCAACAACGCAGGCATCGTCGGGCCCCCCACGCGAGAGGTCACAGAGGAAGGGCTGGAGCTCACCATGGCCACTAACCACTACGGCCATTTCCTCCTCACGAATCTGCTGCTCG GCCTGATCAAGAAGAGCGCTCCCAGTCGCATCGTCAACCTCACGTCAGACAGTCATGATTACGTCACCAAACTCAACCCGGACTGTCTCAACTTCGAGCACGACTACTACTCCTCGATGACAGCATACGGCCAGTCTAAGCTGTGCAACATCCTCTTCTCCCTCGAGCTGACACACAAGCTGGAGGGAACAG gCGTGACAGCTAACAGCGTGCACCCCGGCTGTGTGAGCACGGAGATCTTCTACAAGGGAAAAGTGACTTGGTTCCTGTGGGTGTGTGGCAAACTCTTCTTCGTCATGGGAAAG GACGCTAAGCTGGGAGCCCAGACCATCGTTCACGCCGCAGTGTCCGAGGAGCTGGAGGGCGTGAGTGCTCGCTACCTGGTGGActgcaag GAGGCCAAGACGACAGACCTGGCACGCTCGAAGAAGCTTGCCCGGCAGTTGTGGGAGGCCAGCGAGGTGGACGTTAAgctgcagcaggaggagaagcattACTAG
- the LOC135111423 gene encoding probable glutamate receptor isoform X1, protein MAGGWGAAGFLLLSFWVFESSGQNVTSQMVVDYVQFYKHRDVYVLEPGDEGGETWATDTFLSLTSLGDTFVGVVPLASPPATPGWPRHAIDPLMVALLPSPRHAVILGRMFPLAPRRCSWLLLLPDPDITTWLLPLTLPLDTRVTVATLPPEDSTTPLWHVYQVTPAMEKRTLPAGRWIPPTLLDDSHLDAFRKEVPATERVEERRVTYGRMVAVVGDPLLRRTDLTGLRLACTTVNESPHTILTTHSNGTFSVTGIFGGVVSSLQEITNFTCSCRPSRDGQWGSLKDGRWTGMVGDVVDGVADMAVASLDITPERSVAVDFLLPISHTRYKMVVKRPSNSDLMWGTYIKEFSGHVWAVLGSTAVALMLAMHGTTAIMEQGTERLSLLESFSVVMGALCGQGCSTPPRTAPARLVLLTTLVLHVVVQAHYTSNLASSLAVGPLMPSFSTIRGVLAEPGLSFGLMRETAMVEYLKSSSDQYHQAAYSKLMARDSLMVGTSAEGVSKTLQEKYVYMDTDLFIYSNIDCRHYVLPGSEFRAFTSIAFKKGSPLVPILNSILLKMKGGGLIKKIQMSWVPRPEKCDQNTTSPIRLAAITAPLVGLLLAIILSLCCCSLEHSIIPKVSQRSHGPMSTLGCRDTAKPPKTGHGNSRTWQEVVKNYLNLPKRGGLERETVMPSNRILKYVLRN, encoded by the exons ATGGCGGGAGGCTGGGGCGCCGCGGgatttttgcttctctctttctgggTGTTTGAGTCGTCAGGGCAAAACGTGACGTCGCAAATGGTGGTGGATTACGTTCAGTTCTACAAACACCGTGATGTATACGTGCTGGAACcag GAGACGAGGGTGGAGAGACATGGGCTACCgacactttcctctccctaacCAGCCTCGGGGACACCTTCGTGGGCGTGGTGCCGCTGGCCAGTCCCCCGGCGACCCCAGGCTGGCCGCGGCACGCCATTGACCCCCTCATGGTGGCGCTGCTGCCCTCGCCCCGCCACGCCGTCATTCTCGGCCGC atGTTCCCGCTGGCGCCCCGTCGCTGCTCTtggctcctgctgctgcctgacCCTGACATCACCACCTGGCTCCTCCCGCTCACTCTTCCCCTCGACACCAGG GTAACAGTGGCCACGCTTCCCCCTGAGGACTCCACTACCCCGCTGTGGCATGTGTACCAGGTGACACCCGCCATGGAGAAGAGAACGCTGCCTGCAGGTCGCTGGATTCCGCCCACGCTCCTAGATGACTCACACTTGGATGCGTTCAGGAAGGAGGTGCCGGCCacggagagagtggaggagaggcggGTGACCTACGGCCgcatggtggcggtggtgggtgaCCCGCTGCTGCGCCGGACTGACCTGACTGGCCTGCGCCTCGCCTGCACCACTGTGAAC GAGTCCCCGCACACCATCCTCACTACCCACAGCAACGGTACGTTCTCCGTTACCGGCATATTCGGGGGCGTTGTCTCCAGCCTTCAGGAGATCACGAACTTCAC GTGCTCGTGCCGGCCCTCGCGTGACGGGCAGTGGGGCAGCCTGAAGGACGGGCGCTGGACGGGCATGGTGGGGGACGTGGTGGACGGCGTGGCGGATATGGCTGTGGCTTCGCTGGATATCACACCAGAACGCAGCGTGGCGGTAGACTTCCTGCTCCCGATCTCTCACACTAG GTACAAAATGGTGGTGAAGCGGCCCTCCAACAGCGACCTGATGTGGGGCACGTACATCAAGGAGTTTAGCGGGCATGTGTGGGCAGTCCTGGGCAGCACGGCGGTGGCTCTCATGCTTGCCATGCACGGCACCACGGCCATCATGGAGCAGGGCACGGAGCGACTGTCCCTTCTAGAAAGCTTCAGTGTTGTCATGGGCGCCCTCTGTGGCCAGG GATGCAGCACTCCGCCGCGCACGGCCCCCGCCAGGCTGGTGCTGCTGACCACGCTGGTGCTGCACGTGGTGGTCCAGGCACACTACACCAGCAACCTGGCCTCCTCCCTGGCGGTGGGGCCCCTCATGCCATCCTTCTCCACCATCCGGGGCGTCCTTGCCGAGCCGGGACTCTCCTTCGGCCTGATGCGAGAGACGGCGATGGTGGAGTACCTCAAG AGCTCCAGTGACCAGTATCACCAAGCTGCCTACAGTAAGCTGATGGCCAGGGACAGCCTCATGGTGGGCACATCAGCAGAGGGTGTATCCAAGACTCTTCAGGAGAAATATGTCTACATGGACACTGATCTCTTTATTTACTCTAACATTGACTGCCGCCACTATGTCCTGCCAGGCTCAGAATTCAGGGCCTTCACATCCATTGCATTCAAGAAAGGCTCTCCACTCGTCCCCATCCTGAATAGCAT actacTGAAGATGAAGGGTGGTGGCTTGATAAAGAAGATCCAGATGTCCTGGGTGCCACGGCCTGAGAAGTGTGACCAAAACACCACCTCACCCATTCGTCTGGCTGCCATCACTGCACCCCTTGTGGGACTCCTGCTTGccataatactctctctctgttgctgcTCCCTTGAACACTCCATCATCCCTAAGGTCTCCCAAAGGTCACATGGCCCAATGTCCACTTTGGGTTGTAGGGACACTGCCAAGCCACCTAAAACAGGGCATGGAAACTCGAGGACATGGCAGGAAGTTGTGAAAAATTACTTAAATCTTCCGAAAAGAGGTGGCCTTGAGAGGGAAACTGTGATGCCTTCAAATCGTATTTTGAAATATGTACTGAGGAATTAA
- the LOC135111423 gene encoding probable glutamate receptor isoform X2, with product MAGGWGAAGFLLLSFWVFESSGQNVTSQMVVDYVQFYKHRDVYVLEPDEGGETWATDTFLSLTSLGDTFVGVVPLASPPATPGWPRHAIDPLMVALLPSPRHAVILGRMFPLAPRRCSWLLLLPDPDITTWLLPLTLPLDTRVTVATLPPEDSTTPLWHVYQVTPAMEKRTLPAGRWIPPTLLDDSHLDAFRKEVPATERVEERRVTYGRMVAVVGDPLLRRTDLTGLRLACTTVNESPHTILTTHSNGTFSVTGIFGGVVSSLQEITNFTCSCRPSRDGQWGSLKDGRWTGMVGDVVDGVADMAVASLDITPERSVAVDFLLPISHTRYKMVVKRPSNSDLMWGTYIKEFSGHVWAVLGSTAVALMLAMHGTTAIMEQGTERLSLLESFSVVMGALCGQGCSTPPRTAPARLVLLTTLVLHVVVQAHYTSNLASSLAVGPLMPSFSTIRGVLAEPGLSFGLMRETAMVEYLKSSSDQYHQAAYSKLMARDSLMVGTSAEGVSKTLQEKYVYMDTDLFIYSNIDCRHYVLPGSEFRAFTSIAFKKGSPLVPILNSILLKMKGGGLIKKIQMSWVPRPEKCDQNTTSPIRLAAITAPLVGLLLAIILSLCCCSLEHSIIPKVSQRSHGPMSTLGCRDTAKPPKTGHGNSRTWQEVVKNYLNLPKRGGLERETVMPSNRILKYVLRN from the exons ATGGCGGGAGGCTGGGGCGCCGCGGgatttttgcttctctctttctgggTGTTTGAGTCGTCAGGGCAAAACGTGACGTCGCAAATGGTGGTGGATTACGTTCAGTTCTACAAACACCGTGATGTATACGTGCTGGAACcag ACGAGGGTGGAGAGACATGGGCTACCgacactttcctctccctaacCAGCCTCGGGGACACCTTCGTGGGCGTGGTGCCGCTGGCCAGTCCCCCGGCGACCCCAGGCTGGCCGCGGCACGCCATTGACCCCCTCATGGTGGCGCTGCTGCCCTCGCCCCGCCACGCCGTCATTCTCGGCCGC atGTTCCCGCTGGCGCCCCGTCGCTGCTCTtggctcctgctgctgcctgacCCTGACATCACCACCTGGCTCCTCCCGCTCACTCTTCCCCTCGACACCAGG GTAACAGTGGCCACGCTTCCCCCTGAGGACTCCACTACCCCGCTGTGGCATGTGTACCAGGTGACACCCGCCATGGAGAAGAGAACGCTGCCTGCAGGTCGCTGGATTCCGCCCACGCTCCTAGATGACTCACACTTGGATGCGTTCAGGAAGGAGGTGCCGGCCacggagagagtggaggagaggcggGTGACCTACGGCCgcatggtggcggtggtgggtgaCCCGCTGCTGCGCCGGACTGACCTGACTGGCCTGCGCCTCGCCTGCACCACTGTGAAC GAGTCCCCGCACACCATCCTCACTACCCACAGCAACGGTACGTTCTCCGTTACCGGCATATTCGGGGGCGTTGTCTCCAGCCTTCAGGAGATCACGAACTTCAC GTGCTCGTGCCGGCCCTCGCGTGACGGGCAGTGGGGCAGCCTGAAGGACGGGCGCTGGACGGGCATGGTGGGGGACGTGGTGGACGGCGTGGCGGATATGGCTGTGGCTTCGCTGGATATCACACCAGAACGCAGCGTGGCGGTAGACTTCCTGCTCCCGATCTCTCACACTAG GTACAAAATGGTGGTGAAGCGGCCCTCCAACAGCGACCTGATGTGGGGCACGTACATCAAGGAGTTTAGCGGGCATGTGTGGGCAGTCCTGGGCAGCACGGCGGTGGCTCTCATGCTTGCCATGCACGGCACCACGGCCATCATGGAGCAGGGCACGGAGCGACTGTCCCTTCTAGAAAGCTTCAGTGTTGTCATGGGCGCCCTCTGTGGCCAGG GATGCAGCACTCCGCCGCGCACGGCCCCCGCCAGGCTGGTGCTGCTGACCACGCTGGTGCTGCACGTGGTGGTCCAGGCACACTACACCAGCAACCTGGCCTCCTCCCTGGCGGTGGGGCCCCTCATGCCATCCTTCTCCACCATCCGGGGCGTCCTTGCCGAGCCGGGACTCTCCTTCGGCCTGATGCGAGAGACGGCGATGGTGGAGTACCTCAAG AGCTCCAGTGACCAGTATCACCAAGCTGCCTACAGTAAGCTGATGGCCAGGGACAGCCTCATGGTGGGCACATCAGCAGAGGGTGTATCCAAGACTCTTCAGGAGAAATATGTCTACATGGACACTGATCTCTTTATTTACTCTAACATTGACTGCCGCCACTATGTCCTGCCAGGCTCAGAATTCAGGGCCTTCACATCCATTGCATTCAAGAAAGGCTCTCCACTCGTCCCCATCCTGAATAGCAT actacTGAAGATGAAGGGTGGTGGCTTGATAAAGAAGATCCAGATGTCCTGGGTGCCACGGCCTGAGAAGTGTGACCAAAACACCACCTCACCCATTCGTCTGGCTGCCATCACTGCACCCCTTGTGGGACTCCTGCTTGccataatactctctctctgttgctgcTCCCTTGAACACTCCATCATCCCTAAGGTCTCCCAAAGGTCACATGGCCCAATGTCCACTTTGGGTTGTAGGGACACTGCCAAGCCACCTAAAACAGGGCATGGAAACTCGAGGACATGGCAGGAAGTTGTGAAAAATTACTTAAATCTTCCGAAAAGAGGTGGCCTTGAGAGGGAAACTGTGATGCCTTCAAATCGTATTTTGAAATATGTACTGAGGAATTAA
- the LOC135111426 gene encoding protein odr-4 homolog has protein sequence MGVMGRVVSADDSLQDKLTALAKGCSFQIGLLIGQNTSEKDIIVHLAPTPVPDEGDLSSEEEEAVPSPRHEANKPKFPDSIPKVVESTVSQHARQVVRMLPGGLDIIGVYVVTPLADFTTSTSQSKLRSILAATHKTTSRILLETAETRTEKVILHVCTQSFKIVCKTLDISATASSTQENADLKFQRGGSKWQQLSYAYNISLNFWLPKDKPSQSLYKTIISLIKPWAKSVTQSLILIDSELPDDEELLDSTVEEKPAKKKGGNRGLMEFVPPKAYKVEILDPCIPVLPSNGLTDMSGSIRLSGTLAGLAFVHSKATVGEARAAVLVDLVRSVVSRWEMHCDSLVEEPPSHLIGPIIHEPPRRVFLEGGGLPVSLCDYLFPGDSCADACQSAKELLGLKIRKEHVDDSQETLADASEVMCSGDISVGGAEELESQGASREGPCSSTQLLLVLAVAAVGVGVSFVSLQGSQVLT, from the exons atgggggtgatggggcgCGTGGTGTCTGCGGATGACAGCCTGCAGGACAAGCTGACAGCCCTTGCCAAAGGATGCAGTTTTCAGATCGGTCTGCTCATAGGACAG AACACAAGTGAGAAGGACATAATCGTCCACCTGGCACCCACACCTGTGCCAGACGAGGGCGACCTAagttcagaggaggaggaggcagtgccAAGCCCCAGACATGAAGCCAACAAGCCCAAGTTCCCAGACTCCATCCCCAAGGTGGTGGAGAGCACAGTGTCTCAGCATGCTCGCCAG GTTGTGCGAATGCTGCCCGGTGGCCTTGACATCATTGGGGTGTATGTGGTGACGCCCCTTGCTGacttcaccacctccaccagccaGTCCAAGCTGCGCTCCATCCTGGCAGCCACACACAAAACTACCTCAAGGATCCTTCTTGAAACAGCAGAGACAAGGACAGAGAAAGTCATCCTTCATGTGTGCACACAATCCTTCAA AATTGTGTGTAAGACACTGGACATCTCTGCCACAGCTTCCAGCACACAAGAAAATGCTGACCTGAAGTTCCAGCGAGGTGGCAGCAAATGGCAGCAGCTCAGTTATGCTTACAACATCAGTCTTAACTTTTGGCTTCCCAAGGACAAGCCATCACAGTCACTCTACAAGACTATAATA AGTCTCATTAAGCCGTGGGCAAAGAGTGTGACGCAGAGTCTGATCCTCATCGACTCAGAGCTCCCAGATGATGAAGAGCTCCTTGATTCCACAGTGGAGGAGAAGCCagcaaagaagaagggaggaaacagaGGTCTGATGGAATTCGTTCCCCCAAAAGCCTATAAAGTGGAAATCCTTGACCCGTGCATCCCAGTCTTGCCTTCCAATGGCCTGACCGACATGAGTGGCAGCATCAGGCTTTCCGGCACACTGGCAGGCCTGGCTTTTGTTCATTCCAAG GCCACAGTGGGGGAGGCTCGTGCTGCTGTGTTAGTTGACTTGGTGAGGTCCGTCGTGTCTCGGTGGGAGATGCACTGTGACTCCCTGGTGGAGGAGCCGCCTTCACACCTCATCGGTCCCATCATACATGAGCCTCCGAGGCGTGTGTTTCTGGAAG GTGGTGGGCTGCCAGTGAGCTTGTGTGACTACCTGTTTCCGGGAGACAGCTGTGCTGATGCCTGCCAGTCTGCCAAGGAGCTGCTCGGTCTTAAGATACGGAAGGAACATGTTGATGACTCGCAAGAAACTTTAGCAG ATGCCTCTGAAGTGATGTGCAGTGGAGACATCAGTGTGGGTGGTGCTGAGGAGCTTGAGTCCCAGGGTGCCAGCAGAGAGGGCCCCTGCTCCTCCACACAGCTCCTCCTGGTTCTGGCCGTGGCTGCTGTGGGAGTGGGTGTGTCCTTTGTTAGTCTACAAGGGTCGCAAGTGTTAACATAG